The Cynocephalus volans isolate mCynVol1 chromosome 2, mCynVol1.pri, whole genome shotgun sequence genome window below encodes:
- the RELL2 gene encoding RELT-like protein 2: MSEPQPDLEPPQHELYMLFLLVLVFFLMGLVGFMICHVLKKKGYRCRTSRGSEPDDTQLQPPEDDDMNEDTVERIVRCIIQNEANAEALKEMLGDSEGEGTMQLSSMDATSSLQDRAPSHHHTVHLGSAAPCIHCSRSKRPPLVRQGRSKEGKGRPRTGETTVFSVGRFRVTHIEKRYGLHEHRDGSPTDRSWGSGGGQDPGGGQGSGGGQPRAGMPAIERLPSEGPQPQALASPPVQNGRLRDSNRVPRALERNTGTSTEPAQGARGRDPSPGLPNQKANEQPRKPDTSDHQVSPPRGAGGV; the protein is encoded by the exons ATGTCGGAACCACAGCCTGACCTGGAGCCGCCCCAACATGAACTGTACATGCTCTTTCTGCTTGTGTTGGTCTTCTTCCTCATGGGCCTCGTAGGCTTCATGATCTGCCACGTGCTCAAGAAGAAGGGATACCGCTGCCGCACGTCGAGGGGCTCAGAGCCTGACGACACCCAGCTCCAGCCCC CTGAGGACGATGACATGAATGAGGACACAGTAGAGAGGATTGTTCGCTGCATTATCCAAAATGAAG CCAATGCCGAGGCCTTGAAGGAGATGCTGGGGGACAGTGAAGGAGAAGGGACAATGCAGCTATCTAG CATGGACGCCACCTCCAGCTTGCAGGACAGAGCCCCCTCCCATCATCACACAGTGCACCTGGGCTCTGCAGCCCCTTGCATCCATTGCAGCCGCAGCAAGAGGCCCCCACTTGTCCGTCAAGGACGCTCCAAGGAAGGAAAAGGCCGCCCCCGGACTGGAGAGACCACCGTGTTCTCTGTGGGCAG GTTCCGAGTGACACACATTGAGAAGCGATATGGGCTACATGAGCATCGTGATGGGTCACCCACTGACAGGAGCTGGGGCTCTGGTGGGGGACAGGACCCAGGGGGAGGTCAAGGGTCTGGGGGAGGGCAGCCCAGGGCAGGGATGCCTGCCATTGAGAGGCTGCCCTCTGAGGGGCCACAGCCCCAGGCCCTAGCGAGCCCCCCAGTGCAGAATGGAAGACTGAGGGACAGCAACCGAGTCCCACGTGCACTTGAGAGGAACACTGGAACCTCTACAGAGCCAGCGCAGGGGGCCAGAGGGAGGGACCCAAGCCCAGGGCTGCCCAATCAAAAGGCAAATGAACAGCCAAGAAAACCAGACACCTCAGATCACCAG GTGTCTCCACCTCGGGGAGCAGGGGGTGTATAA